The genomic segment GTTTCCGAGAAGCGACGGTTGATGGCGAAACCGTTGTGCAATGGCGCACTGAAGAAGAGATTGACGCCGATCCTGATCCTTTTCTCAATAACGTTACAGGCGGGTGGAATAGCTTAGATTCACGGATCAATTTAGGTAAAATCAATTTTGAAAGCGATAATGCTAGCTCACCAACAGCTTGGCGCATCCAGTTTGATTACAAAGGTAGAGCCTTGGGTGATGATGGGTTCTATCAAGGTACAATTGTTCTCTCAGCCGAGAATATTTCAGATAAACGATGTGTTATTATTTCTGACCTTTTAGGAACGCTTCGCGAAGCGAAAGATGAGGAGTGCAGTTAAATTTAGGGATCATCCTCTTCTTAAGCTAAAGGTCTGTTGTTTGCTCGCAATGGTACAGTTCACCTCTTAATATTGATGCCAGGGCATGGTGATCAGAGGGGTCAATGCCCAAACCAGTTCTCTGCCTAAATGGATGAGTGGGGGAGTAGTGACCTCTTCTTGATTGATTAAGGCTTCAATGCGCTCTTCGAGGCGAGTTTTAGTTGCAGGACAACTCAAGGCGGCGCAACCGACATCGGGATATTGCACTGTAAACTTGGCAACCGTTACTAAAGATTCTGCCAGCACAATCGGATCAACAGTTTGCGCAGCTTTCCAATCCGCACGCAGTTCTCGTAACAGCAGTAATTCTTCCCAAAGTGGTTGGCTTTGCGGCAACCAAGCGGTCATCCGATAAAGCCAACCTAGCCAGAAGAAGCAAAAGGTATCGCGGTAATAGACATGGGCTTGTTCGTGAGCAATGACGGCTTCTAGCTGCTGGGAATTAAGAATCGACAGTAATCCTTCACTGATGACGAGTTGCGAATGCCACCAGCCAATTTGGGCGCTATAAGGAACAGCAATTGGCAGCACTTGCGCCGGATAACCGGCAACAATAGTATGAGAAGTTTGAGGCAGGTGTTCGCGCGATCGCGCTCCTTGATAAAATTGCCAAAGTAAAGCACTCAGCGCAAAACAGCCAAAGAGGATGGTCAGCCCATAACTGAAGTGACCATTTTCCAGCCCTAACATTTTGCCATGAGTGCCCATGACTAAAACCGACATTGCCGTCATCAGCAGCAAAAGCGGCGGAAAAAGAAAATAAAAGAGGGTGCGTTCCCAGCGTTGGCGATAGTCAGAGGCATCGGGCGACCACAGCCAACGGATGATGACTGCCCCCAATAACGCCATTACAATCATTACCGTGTGCATTATTGCTGTTCCTCCCGCCGTTGACGAATCGCTCTTAACCTCAGCGCGATCGCGTCGAGTTGTTCTAAACTGGCTGTATCAAGTCGATCAGCAAAAGACGCCACTAAATCGGGATCACTCACCGCTAAAAACTGATTCAGTTGCTCATACGCCTTCAGCGCCTGGGCTTCCTCCCGAGACAGGGTTGCTTGCCAATAAAATACCCGTCTTTGTTTATGACATTTGAGCCACCCTTTCTGGGTGAGCCGTTGTAAAACGGTTGTCACGGAAGTGTAAGCTAATTCTCGGTCCGGATTGCTCAAAATTCGTTCATGAATCGCTTTGACGCTGGCGCAACCTAACTCCCAAACTATGTCTAAAATTTCTTGTTCTAACCATCCTAAGGATAACTTTTTGGGACGTTCCGGCGGTAAAGGAGTCATTCGTCTGTACAGATTTTTTAAAAAGAATTTTATTCTTTATCTTCTAGCATTTCCTAGAAAAATTTGTCAAAGATGAGCGCTTTAGGCAAGCGCCAATTTTGATGATAGGATCTCATTTACATCACAATTTTAAATTCGTGTTAAAAGAGTCGAGATGGCACAGACAATATTTTTCAATGCTTTACGGGAAGCGACTGATGAAGAAATGGCGCGAGATGATACCGTTTTTGTTCTCGGCGAAGATGTCGGTTCTCGGCGAAGATGTCGGTCATTATGGCGGATCCTATAAAGTGACGAAAGACCTTTACAAAAAATATGGCGAGCTGCGTTTATTAGATACGCCGATTGCCGAAAATAGCTTTACAGGAATGGCAGTGGGCGCAGCAATGAGCGGGTTACGTCCTATTGTCGAAGGCATGAACATGGGCTTTTTACTGCTGGCGTTTAACCAAATTGCTAATAATGCCGGGATGTTGCGCTACACTTCCGGTGGTAATTTTAAAATCCCTCTGGTGATTCGCGGACCCGGTGGCGTCGGCCGCCAGTTGGGGGCTGAACACTCGCAACGGTTAGAGGCGTATTTTCAAGCGGTTCCCGGTCTAAAAATTGTGGCTTGTTCAACCGCATATAATGCGAAAGGATTGCTTAAAAGCGCGATTCGTGATAATAATCCTGTTCTTTTTTTTGAGCATGTCTTGCTCTATAACTTAAAAGAAGATTTACCCGAAGGAGAATATTGGCTGCCGTTAGATCAAGCAGAACTCGTTCGTCCGGGAAAAGATGTTACCATTCTCACTTACTCTCGAATGCGGCACCATGTTCTGCAAGCACTCAAACCTTTAGAAGAGCAAGGCTTCGATCCCGAAGTGATTGACTTAATTTCCCTCAAACCTCTCGACATGGAAACGATTAGTGAGTCGGTGCGGAAAACCCATCGGGTGATTATTGTGGAAGAATGTATGAGAACCGGGGGCATTGGTGCCGAATTAACCGCTCGCATTAATGATGAATTGTTTGATGAACTGGATGCACCGGTGGTGCGTTTATCGTCTCAAGATATTCCCACCCCCTACAATGGAACCTTAGAACGCTATACCATTGTGCAGCCGCAAGACATTATTTCCGCTGTGGAAGACATGATGGCTTTGAAGGTGTAAGGGCAGAACTGATGCAACAACAGCGAACAACGATCGCGCTCATTTTTTTCCTGATTATCGGTGCTCTGGTAGCACTGGTCCAACTTTCTGTGCCCCTGGGGTTAGATTTAAGAGGCGGGGCGCAACTGACCATTCAGGTCAAACCCACGGAAGAAATTCAACAAATTACGCCCGACCGCCTAAAAGCGGTGAAGCGGGTGATTCAAAATCGCGTCAATGGCTTAGGCGTCTCGGAACCGATTGTGCAAA from the Cyanobacteria bacterium GSL.Bin1 genome contains:
- a CDS encoding CopY family transcriptional regulator is translated as MTPLPPERPKKLSLGWLEQEILDIVWELGCASVKAIHERILSNPDRELAYTSVTTVLQRLTQKGWLKCHKQRRVFYWQATLSREEAQALKAYEQLNQFLAVSDPDLVASFADRLDTASLEQLDAIALRLRAIRQRREEQQ
- a CDS encoding prepilin-type N-terminal cleavage/methylation domain-containing protein, which translates into the protein MFNSLPKKSSIQGFTLLEVLAITVIIGILAGIAAPSWFGFMQRQRLNTAQDEVFRAIQQAQQKARQESTSWQVSFREATVDGETVVQWRTEEEIDADPDPFLNNVTGGWNSLDSRINLGKINFESDNASSPTAWRIQFDYKGRALGDDGFYQGTIVLSAENISDKRCVIISDLLGTLREAKDEECS
- a CDS encoding M48 family metalloprotease; the protein is MHTVMIVMALLGAVIIRWLWSPDASDYRQRWERTLFYFLFPPLLLLMTAMSVLVMGTHGKMLGLENGHFSYGLTILFGCFALSALLWQFYQGARSREHLPQTSHTIVAGYPAQVLPIAVPYSAQIGWWHSQLVISEGLLSILNSQQLEAVIAHEQAHVYYRDTFCFFWLGWLYRMTAWLPQSQPLWEELLLLRELRADWKAAQTVDPIVLAESLVTVAKFTVQYPDVGCAALSCPATKTRLEERIEALINQEEVTTPPLIHLGRELVWALTPLITMPWHQY